Proteins co-encoded in one Nitrospiraceae bacterium genomic window:
- a CDS encoding DUF502 domain-containing protein codes for MISYIRATLKRKFLAGLVVSIPAVVTVLVILWFFHFVDGLLGPMLTNFLGYKIPGLGFISAIILIFLIGIVSTNVFGKKTLELFDFTLARIPVFKGVYTAIKQLVDGFAPNEKSSFKKFVIVEYPRKGAFAFGFLTKDKTVKTENSGNETSLRAVYIPTNNLYLGEIVLFDEKDVFNTDISIEEGIKIILSGGISTPGIIKEAKE; via the coding sequence ATGATTTCTTATATTCGTGCAACATTAAAAAGAAAATTTCTTGCAGGGCTTGTTGTTTCCATCCCTGCTGTTGTCACTGTTTTAGTTATTTTATGGTTTTTTCATTTTGTCGATGGCCTGCTGGGTCCAATGCTGACAAATTTTCTTGGCTATAAAATTCCAGGTCTTGGTTTCATATCCGCAATAATACTTATTTTTCTAATCGGCATAGTATCAACAAATGTATTCGGCAAAAAAACGCTTGAACTCTTTGATTTCACGCTTGCAAGAATACCTGTATTTAAAGGAGTGTACACTGCTATAAAACAGCTTGTTGACGGTTTTGCACCGAATGAGAAAAGTTCATTCAAAAAATTCGTTATAGTTGAATATCCCCGTAAGGGCGCCTTTGCATTTGGTTTTCTCACAAAAGATAAAACAGTTAAAACAGAAAACAGCGGCAATGAAACATCTCTTAGGGCAGTTTATATACCAACGAACAATCTTTATCTTGGTGAAATAGTGCTTTTTGATGAGAAGGATGTTTTTAATACTGACATATCAATAGAAGAAGGCATAAAAATAATACTATCAGGAGGGATATCGACTCCTGGAATAATAAAAGAGGCAAAAGAATGA
- the glmU gene encoding bifunctional UDP-N-acetylglucosamine diphosphorylase/glucosamine-1-phosphate N-acetyltransferase GlmU: MKTAVVILAAGQGKRMNSSLPKVLHKIFNKHMIQYVIDSVSMLKPFKITVVAGKHFKEIKNSINSEKIFFALQKQPKGTADALLSAKEPLKGFKGTVLVVNGDTPLITPQILGKFLELHSKKDKHISFISFKPDNPAGYGRVIRDYSENVSGIIEEKDASDEEKKINEVNSGVYAIESEALELLRKIPINLKKKEYYLTDIIRIGLDHGYNVGAFCIGSEEEMSGINTRIELASAQKMLRKRFNSKWMEKSVEFIDPDLAFISPEAVIGAGTRIYPNVHIEGKTKIGKGCVICPNVRIIDSAINDNAVIKDSTIIESSTIKSKAVVGPFAHIRPGSEIGSGAKIGNFVEIKKSKIGDKTKASHLSYIGDASTGKSVNIGAGTITCNYDGMNKHKTTIEDNVFVGSDTQLVAPVKIGKGAYIGAGSTITKDVPPMSLAVSRTEQRHIKNWASKKNKKVR, encoded by the coding sequence ATGAAGACAGCAGTTGTTATACTTGCGGCCGGACAAGGAAAGAGAATGAACTCTTCCTTGCCCAAAGTGCTCCATAAAATTTTCAACAAGCATATGATTCAGTATGTTATTGATTCTGTCAGCATGCTTAAACCTTTCAAGATTACTGTTGTTGCAGGCAAACATTTTAAAGAGATAAAGAATTCCATAAATTCAGAAAAAATTTTTTTCGCCTTGCAGAAACAACCTAAAGGCACTGCTGATGCGCTTCTAAGCGCCAAAGAGCCGCTTAAGGGATTTAAAGGCACTGTGTTGGTGGTAAATGGAGATACACCTTTGATTACCCCTCAGATTTTAGGAAAATTTTTGGAATTGCATTCTAAAAAAGATAAACATATATCTTTTATCTCATTTAAACCTGACAATCCAGCTGGATATGGAAGGGTGATCAGGGATTATTCGGAAAACGTTTCAGGGATTATTGAAGAAAAAGATGCATCAGATGAAGAGAAAAAAATAAATGAGGTTAACAGCGGGGTATACGCAATAGAATCAGAGGCGCTGGAACTCTTAAGAAAAATACCGATAAATCTTAAAAAGAAGGAATATTATCTTACTGACATAATCCGTATCGGGCTGGATCATGGCTACAATGTCGGAGCTTTTTGCATCGGTTCTGAAGAAGAGATGTCAGGGATTAATACGCGCATTGAACTTGCATCAGCTCAAAAAATGCTGAGGAAAAGATTTAATAGTAAATGGATGGAAAAGAGTGTTGAATTTATAGATCCTGATCTGGCATTTATTTCCCCTGAAGCTGTAATAGGCGCAGGAACTAGAATATATCCAAACGTTCATATTGAAGGAAAGACAAAGATCGGGAAGGGATGTGTGATCTGCCCTAATGTGAGAATTATTGACAGCGCAATTAATGATAATGCTGTTATAAAGGATTCAACAATTATCGAGAGTTCAACAATTAAATCAAAAGCTGTTGTAGGTCCTTTCGCACATATAAGACCCGGCTCTGAGATTGGTTCAGGCGCAAAAATAGGGAATTTTGTAGAGATAAAAAAATCAAAAATCGGAGATAAAACAAAGGCATCTCATCTCAGCTATATTGGAGATGCTTCCACAGGCAAGTCTGTAAATATCGGAGCAGGAACAATAACATGCAATTATGACGGCATGAATAAACATAAAACTACAATTGAAGATAATGTATTTGTTGGCAGCGATACTCAGCTGGTTGCACCTGTAAAGATCGGGAAGGGCGCATATATTGGCGCTGGTTCCACAATAACGAAGGATGTACCGCCAATGTCGCTTGCAGTCAGCAGGACAGAGCAAAGGCATATCAAAAATTGGGCGTCTAAGAAGAACAAAAAGGTCAGATAA
- the glmS gene encoding glutamine--fructose-6-phosphate transaminase (isomerizing): MCGIIGYTGKRNAVAIVLEGLKKLEYRGYDSAGIAFFNGKGIEVRRRKGKIKDLCSAIDLDKPVSHTAIGHTRWATHGKPTEDNAHPHRSNGIVIVHNGIIENYLTLKKQLIDEGYKFTSDTDTEVICHLIEKYSEGCSLENAVRKALGQLKGAFAIAVMDEKEPGKIVGVKKDSPLVIGLGEGEYFLASDVPAFLAHSRDVIFLDEDEMVIITDDGVMVTRFDGTAIQKEVVSVSWSPSMAEKGGYKHFMLKEIFEQPRAIGDTLRGRFYPESGEVNMEEFGLKKDELLKIEKVFIVACGTSWHSALVGKYMIEELARVPVEVDIASEFRYRNPIAGKESLLIAITQSGETADTLAAQREAKKLDCKVLSICNVVGSTSSREADAVFYTHSGPEIGVASTKAFTTQILGLYLFAVGFARAKKAIDKNTAAALLKDLLFLPGMAEKVLESDPEIKKISKDLFKAKDFLYLGRGINYPIALEGALKLKEISYIHAEGYPAGEMKHGPIALIDEALPSVILAPKGKLYEKILSNIQEVKSRGGKIMAVTDEGNSDIITCSEYQMYVPNSNQFLMTILLTIPLQLLAYHIGILRGCDVDQPRNLAKSVTVE; the protein is encoded by the coding sequence ATGTGCGGGATAATTGGATACACAGGAAAACGGAATGCAGTCGCTATTGTTCTTGAAGGGCTTAAGAAGCTTGAATACAGGGGATATGATTCTGCTGGCATAGCTTTTTTCAATGGCAAAGGAATAGAAGTCCGTAGACGTAAAGGAAAGATAAAAGACCTTTGCTCAGCAATAGATCTTGATAAACCTGTAAGTCATACAGCAATAGGCCATACACGATGGGCAACTCATGGAAAACCAACAGAAGATAATGCCCATCCGCACAGATCGAACGGCATTGTTATTGTTCATAATGGAATAATCGAGAATTATCTAACGCTCAAAAAACAGCTCATTGATGAAGGATATAAATTCACTTCTGATACTGACACAGAGGTGATATGTCATCTGATAGAAAAATATTCTGAAGGATGTTCTCTGGAAAATGCTGTCAGAAAAGCGCTTGGTCAGCTAAAAGGGGCTTTTGCAATTGCTGTAATGGATGAGAAAGAACCCGGCAAGATTGTTGGAGTTAAAAAAGACAGCCCGCTCGTTATAGGATTAGGTGAAGGAGAATATTTTCTTGCCTCGGATGTCCCTGCATTTCTTGCTCACTCAAGGGACGTAATATTCCTTGATGAAGATGAGATGGTTATTATAACCGATGATGGTGTAATGGTAACCAGATTTGACGGAACTGCGATTCAAAAAGAGGTTGTGTCAGTATCATGGAGTCCTTCAATGGCTGAGAAGGGTGGATATAAACATTTCATGCTTAAAGAAATATTTGAGCAGCCAAGGGCAATAGGAGACACTCTAAGAGGAAGATTTTATCCTGAGAGCGGTGAAGTTAACATGGAAGAGTTCGGTCTTAAAAAAGACGAACTCTTAAAAATAGAAAAGGTCTTCATAGTTGCATGCGGAACATCATGGCATTCAGCCCTGGTTGGCAAATACATGATAGAAGAACTTGCTAGAGTTCCTGTTGAGGTGGATATAGCTTCGGAATTCAGATATAGGAATCCTATTGCCGGGAAGGAAAGTCTTCTTATTGCAATAACACAATCAGGCGAGACTGCGGATACTCTTGCAGCGCAGAGAGAGGCAAAGAAACTTGACTGCAAAGTGCTAAGCATATGTAATGTTGTGGGAAGCACATCTTCCAGAGAGGCAGATGCAGTATTTTATACCCACTCAGGGCCTGAGATAGGAGTTGCATCAACAAAGGCATTTACGACCCAGATTCTAGGGCTTTATCTCTTTGCAGTCGGTTTTGCAAGAGCCAAAAAAGCAATTGATAAAAACACAGCAGCAGCGCTTCTTAAAGATCTGCTGTTTTTGCCAGGCATGGCAGAAAAAGTTCTTGAATCAGACCCTGAGATAAAAAAGATTTCTAAAGATTTATTTAAGGCAAAAGATTTTCTCTATCTTGGAAGAGGAATAAATTATCCAATAGCGCTTGAAGGCGCTTTAAAACTTAAGGAAATTTCCTATATTCATGCTGAAGGCTATCCTGCAGGAGAGATGAAACACGGGCCAATAGCGCTTATTGATGAGGCTCTGCCTTCAGTTATCCTTGCGCCAAAGGGCAAGCTTTATGAAAAGATTCTCTCTAATATACAAGAGGTAAAGAGCAGAGGGGGAAAGATTATGGCAGTAACAGACGAGGGCAATTCAGATATCATAACTTGTTCTGAGTACCAGATGTATGTTCCGAACTCCAATCAATTTCTTATGACAATTCTGCTTACAATACCATTGCAGCTTCTGGCGTATCATATAGGAATTCTCAGGGGCTGTGATGTTGATCAGCCCAGAAATCTCGCCAAAAGCGTTACAGTTGAGTGA
- a CDS encoding UvrD-helicase domain-containing protein, whose translation MSKDTLLKDLNKQQKEAVLHKGSPLLVLAGAGSGKTRVITHKFAYLVKGEKLSPNSILAVTFTNKAAEEMKGRIESLIGKDLNGSWIGTFHSQCNRILRHDIKALGYTSNFQIYDDDDQCSLVRHILKEFKIYEAMYRGVVSRISSLKSSLTSPSKFLSSNDGFGFDEKLAKVYVRYQDELKRCNAVDFDDLIGLVVKLFEEYPAVLKKYRSIFNYILIDEFQDTNYAQYKLLKLLDKSDSMCAVGDDDQSIYKFRGADVANILNFDKDFPKTKTIKLEQNYRSTQNILDVAGAVIAGNTARKSKKLWTDRGTGEKVFHCWLNTEEEEAKQVASVIKELYLKGEHNYKDFAVVYRVNFQARAIEDALRSELITYRVMGGISFYQRKEIKDIISYMRLGINPHDNVSLRRIINTPARGIGAATLSKIEHEAKKKTCSLFSSIKGIIKSNSVAASAKEKLSDFIKLIESINADSYKTAADMIKDIVEKTEYMDALAEDKVQNVDELISSAQGKSMQEFSDTASLVSNIDDSNSENAVSLMTMHSTKGLEFPVVFVVGLEDGLMPYFKTFNNEDDISEERRLLYVGMTRAKDILWLTGTKKRRLYTKTQEQEPSRFLDDIPPHCYHWIEKSSTRKPIPAFSSKKTITVLPASFKKSLLYVVGSRVKHPKWGVGVIRECYGEGHEQKVMVNFPEVGVKRLALKFANLQKI comes from the coding sequence ATGTCAAAAGATACCTTGTTAAAAGACCTAAACAAACAGCAAAAAGAAGCTGTACTGCACAAAGGAAGTCCTCTGCTTGTGCTTGCCGGCGCAGGAAGCGGTAAAACACGGGTAATAACGCATAAATTTGCCTATCTTGTAAAAGGTGAGAAATTATCCCCTAACTCTATACTCGCAGTCACATTTACCAATAAGGCAGCTGAGGAGATGAAGGGAAGAATAGAGAGTCTCATTGGTAAAGACCTTAACGGTTCATGGATCGGCACTTTTCATTCACAGTGCAACAGGATATTAAGACATGATATTAAGGCGCTCGGCTACACTAGTAATTTTCAGATATATGACGACGATGATCAGTGCAGTCTTGTCCGCCATATCCTTAAAGAATTCAAGATTTACGAGGCAATGTATAGAGGTGTTGTATCAAGAATAAGTTCTCTTAAATCCTCCTTGACCAGTCCAAGCAAATTCCTGTCTTCAAACGATGGGTTTGGTTTTGACGAAAAACTTGCGAAAGTTTATGTGAGATATCAGGATGAGCTGAAAAGGTGCAACGCTGTTGATTTTGACGACCTTATAGGTTTAGTAGTGAAACTTTTCGAGGAATATCCTGCAGTACTAAAAAAATACCGCAGTATATTTAATTATATTTTAATCGATGAATTTCAGGACACAAATTATGCACAGTACAAGCTTTTAAAACTTCTGGACAAGAGTGACAGCATGTGCGCAGTTGGCGATGACGACCAGAGCATATACAAATTCAGAGGAGCTGATGTTGCCAATATTCTCAATTTTGACAAAGACTTTCCTAAAACAAAAACCATTAAACTTGAACAGAATTACCGCTCGACTCAGAACATACTTGATGTAGCTGGCGCTGTAATAGCCGGCAATACAGCAAGGAAGTCAAAAAAACTCTGGACAGACAGAGGAACAGGCGAAAAAGTATTTCACTGCTGGCTGAACACAGAAGAAGAAGAAGCAAAACAGGTAGCAAGCGTTATAAAGGAGCTCTATTTAAAAGGCGAACACAATTACAAGGATTTTGCAGTTGTATATCGCGTTAATTTTCAGGCCAGAGCGATAGAAGACGCACTGAGGAGCGAACTTATAACTTATCGTGTAATGGGCGGAATAAGTTTCTATCAGAGAAAAGAGATTAAAGATATAATCTCTTATATGCGGCTTGGAATTAATCCTCATGACAATGTCAGCTTAAGACGCATAATAAACACGCCTGCAAGAGGGATTGGAGCTGCAACGCTTTCAAAAATAGAACATGAGGCAAAAAAGAAAACATGCAGTCTTTTCAGCTCAATCAAGGGCATAATCAAAAGCAATTCAGTTGCAGCATCTGCAAAAGAAAAACTTTCAGATTTCATAAAATTAATCGAATCAATAAATGCTGATAGCTACAAAACAGCTGCTGACATGATTAAAGACATAGTAGAAAAAACAGAGTACATGGATGCGCTGGCTGAAGACAAGGTTCAAAATGTAGATGAACTTATATCATCTGCGCAAGGCAAATCAATGCAGGAATTCAGCGATACTGCCTCACTTGTTTCAAATATTGACGATTCGAATTCAGAAAATGCCGTGTCTCTCATGACAATGCACAGTACAAAAGGTCTGGAATTCCCTGTAGTCTTTGTTGTCGGGCTTGAAGACGGATTAATGCCATATTTCAAGACATTCAATAACGAGGATGATATATCAGAGGAACGGAGGCTTTTATATGTTGGAATGACCAGGGCAAAAGATATCCTCTGGCTCACAGGAACAAAAAAGAGAAGACTTTATACAAAGACTCAGGAGCAGGAACCGTCAAGATTTCTTGATGATATTCCGCCGCATTGTTATCACTGGATCGAAAAGTCATCAACACGAAAGCCTATTCCTGCTTTTTCTTCAAAAAAAACAATTACCGTTTTGCCGGCTTCCTTCAAGAAATCACTTCTTTATGTTGTTGGCAGCAGGGTTAAACATCCTAAATGGGGCGTTGGCGTAATTAGGGAATGTTACGGCGAAGGCCATGAGCAGAAGGTGATGGTCAATTTCCCGGAGGTAGGAGTTAAAAGGCTTGCCTTGAAATTCGCAAATCTCCAGAAAATATAA
- the gatC gene encoding Asp-tRNA(Asn)/Glu-tRNA(Gln) amidotransferase subunit GatC: MKVSVEYVAKLARLNISEKEKELFGKQLENILDHIETLNELDTKDIEPTSHVLSLSDVMREDKPDKSLSKEDALMNAPDCTDKFYRVPKIIE, translated from the coding sequence ATGAAAGTATCTGTAGAATATGTAGCAAAACTTGCCAGACTTAATATCTCAGAAAAAGAAAAAGAACTTTTCGGCAAACAGCTTGAAAATATTCTTGATCATATAGAGACGCTGAATGAACTTGATACAAAAGATATCGAGCCGACCTCGCATGTGCTTTCCTTGAGCGATGTGATGAGAGAAGATAAGCCAGATAAATCGCTTTCAAAAGAAGATGCGCTGATGAATGCGCCTGACTGCACAGATAAATTTTATCGTGTGCCAAAGATAATAGAGTGA
- a CDS encoding aspartate 1-decarboxylase has protein sequence MLRCMLRAKIHMATVTESNIAYEGSITIDEDILKKSGILPYEQVMISNINNGERFETYAIPGKKGSGMFCLNGPTARKGLVGDKIIIFSYAYLEENTLKNFKPKIIIVDSKNRIKKTT, from the coding sequence ATGTTAAGATGCATGCTTAGAGCAAAGATTCACATGGCAACAGTCACAGAGTCTAATATTGCCTATGAAGGCAGTATAACGATTGATGAAGATATCCTGAAAAAATCAGGCATTCTTCCATACGAACAGGTCATGATCAGCAACATAAATAACGGTGAGAGGTTTGAGACATATGCTATTCCCGGGAAAAAGGGTTCAGGCATGTTTTGCCTTAACGGACCTACTGCAAGAAAAGGGCTGGTTGGAGACAAGATAATAATATTCTCATATGCATATCTCGAAGAGAACACTCTTAAAAACTTCAAGCCAAAGATAATAATTGTAGATTCAAAGAACAGGATTAAGAAGACTACTTAG
- a CDS encoding alpha/beta hydrolase — MLEKFNYEDVYFKTPDGLKLHGWVLKPKDKSIGFILFLHGNAENISTHINSVLWLVKEEFTVFAFDYRGYGKSDGHPTIEGVHIDAETALEKALSMSGEKIFVFGQSVGGAIAVYTVANSKYKNNLKALIIESTFSSYREITREKASQIIITWTFQYPLSFLVSDYYSPVKWIKNISPVPLLILHGEYDNIVPLHHGIEISEKAVNPKDFWITETKGHIQSFADKKIREKFIEYLKEKSN; from the coding sequence ATGCTAGAAAAGTTTAATTATGAAGATGTATATTTTAAAACCCCTGACGGCCTGAAATTACACGGATGGGTTTTAAAACCAAAAGATAAAAGCATCGGGTTTATACTTTTTCTTCATGGCAATGCTGAAAACATAAGTACACACATCAATAGCGTGCTCTGGCTTGTTAAAGAAGAGTTCACTGTTTTTGCATTTGATTATAGGGGATACGGCAAATCAGATGGACATCCAACAATAGAAGGCGTGCATATAGATGCAGAAACCGCACTTGAGAAAGCATTATCAATGTCTGGTGAAAAAATATTTGTGTTTGGCCAGAGCGTTGGCGGAGCAATTGCAGTATATACAGTTGCAAATTCAAAATATAAAAATAATCTTAAAGCATTAATTATAGAGAGCACTTTTTCAAGTTACAGAGAGATTACAAGGGAAAAGGCTTCACAGATTATAATTACATGGACTTTCCAATACCCCCTGTCATTTCTTGTAAGTGATTATTACAGTCCTGTCAAATGGATAAAAAATATAAGTCCTGTGCCGCTTTTAATTTTGCATGGGGAATATGACAATATAGTACCTCTTCACCACGGTATTGAAATTTCAGAAAAAGCTGTAAATCCTAAAGATTTCTGGATTACAGAAACCAAAGGTCATATCCAGTCTTTTGCTGACAAGAAGATCAGGGAGAAATTTATTGAATACTTAAAGGAAAAATCTAATTGA
- a CDS encoding DUF4105 domain-containing protein, giving the protein MRKNFICLFFILLFAFINAFHAAAEESYLEQLLELSEEKKLYEDRYWHTLLHYKAGIFEKRSLIDDPRFFIADNGKTNPQSELKETIKSFFSEQIKDIEHPQCRFIARYNWLKEKLNIDETKLPKVQCTEYIEVTGKMKPKSAAFVFPGSFMNRPASMFGHTFIRIDSEYQSKLLGHAVNYSAFTGGGDDMLYAIKGVFGFYKGYYSILPYYEKVKEYNDIDQRDMWEYIMNLSEDELKKMLMHIWELKNLYSYYYFFDENCSYNILFLLEAARPSLNLTDKFGFWVIPIDTVRAVKESGLVDSVNYRASKTTTINHISSLLDENTNSIALQIINGETDPETLLNNKNLTVDEKTHGLDIASEMVQYKYLKGELNKDDYLKRFLHILKIRSQLGKRDDNFYKIPNPVNPENGHLSNRLAVGIGVKKDYLFQEIKIRPAYHDLLDPDEGYREGSQIVFTDIRARYYFENKKFKLEGVDIVDIVSISPMTEFFKPNSWKISTGITQKIFKDGNDHAVLYGNGGYGLAFEDNSKGLYYILAESDIYISRKLEDKYSVGIGITPGIIKPITRFWKITFSLEALHYFAGDKTDTYKGTFNQNFRISQNNSISLNLSRIKTYTIYQSEAILSWNLYF; this is encoded by the coding sequence ATGAGAAAAAATTTCATATGCCTTTTTTTTATACTCTTATTTGCTTTTATAAATGCATTTCATGCAGCAGCTGAAGAATCTTACCTCGAACAACTCTTAGAACTTTCTGAAGAAAAGAAACTATATGAAGATAGATACTGGCATACTCTTCTTCACTATAAAGCTGGAATTTTCGAAAAAAGAAGCCTGATCGATGATCCCAGATTTTTTATTGCTGATAATGGAAAGACAAACCCGCAATCAGAACTAAAAGAAACAATCAAAAGCTTTTTTTCAGAACAAATAAAGGATATCGAACACCCTCAGTGCAGGTTCATAGCCAGATACAACTGGCTAAAAGAAAAACTAAATATTGATGAAACTAAACTTCCAAAAGTTCAATGCACAGAGTATATTGAAGTGACTGGTAAGATGAAGCCAAAATCTGCAGCCTTTGTATTTCCCGGCTCTTTTATGAACAGACCGGCCTCTATGTTCGGCCATACATTCATACGAATTGACAGCGAATACCAGAGCAAATTGCTTGGACACGCAGTCAACTACTCTGCCTTTACCGGCGGAGGAGACGATATGCTCTATGCTATAAAAGGCGTTTTTGGATTTTATAAAGGATACTATTCTATTCTCCCCTACTACGAGAAGGTCAAAGAATATAATGATATAGATCAGAGGGATATGTGGGAATACATTATGAATCTGTCTGAGGATGAATTGAAAAAAATGCTTATGCATATATGGGAGTTGAAAAATCTCTACTCATATTACTATTTTTTTGACGAAAACTGTTCTTATAATATTCTTTTTCTTCTCGAGGCTGCCAGGCCGTCTTTAAATCTTACTGACAAGTTTGGTTTCTGGGTAATACCTATTGATACTGTAAGGGCTGTAAAAGAAAGTGGTTTAGTAGACTCAGTAAATTACCGCGCATCAAAAACAACAACAATAAATCATATATCATCTTTACTCGATGAAAATACCAATTCAATTGCACTTCAGATAATCAATGGAGAAACAGACCCAGAAACCTTATTGAACAACAAAAATCTAACTGTAGATGAAAAAACCCATGGACTCGATATTGCATCTGAAATGGTTCAGTATAAATATCTTAAAGGGGAATTAAATAAAGACGATTATCTTAAAAGGTTTTTGCACATTCTTAAAATTAGAAGCCAGCTGGGAAAAAGAGACGATAATTTTTATAAAATCCCCAACCCCGTTAATCCAGAAAACGGACATCTATCTAATAGGTTAGCTGTTGGGATAGGTGTTAAAAAAGACTACCTATTTCAAGAAATAAAAATAAGGCCGGCATATCATGATCTTCTCGATCCTGACGAAGGTTACAGGGAAGGTTCTCAGATTGTTTTCACAGATATCAGGGCAAGATATTATTTTGAGAATAAAAAATTCAAATTGGAAGGTGTGGACATTGTAGATATAGTCTCAATTTCTCCTATGACCGAATTTTTTAAGCCAAATTCATGGAAGATAAGCACAGGCATAACTCAAAAAATATTCAAGGATGGCAATGACCATGCTGTTTTATATGGGAATGGCGGGTATGGACTTGCATTTGAAGACAACTCAAAAGGGCTGTATTATATCCTTGCAGAATCAGATATCTATATAAGCAGGAAACTTGAAGATAAATACTCAGTCGGCATTGGTATAACACCCGGCATAATAAAACCCATAACCAGGTTTTGGAAAATTACTTTCTCGCTTGAAGCCCTTCATTATTTCGCAGGAGATAAAACAGATACGTACAAAGGCACATTCAATCAGAACTTCAGAATCAGCCAAAACAATAGCATCTCGCTTAATCTTTCGAGAATAAAGACTTATACAATATATCAAAGTGAAGCGATATTAAGTTGGAATCTGTACTTTTAA
- a CDS encoding DUF3015 domain-containing protein: MKRFLALFVAVSVMLVVGIAFAGTAKDNTGCGLGTMLWKESSSADGSTVSQSLQATTNGTFGNQTFGITSGTSDCKQPAKFVENKKLQEFVSSNLDTIAKEIAIGRGETLDAMAELMEISAPQRADFYAKLQTGFDKIFTSEKVEYAAVVDSIAAAYSQI; this comes from the coding sequence ATGAAAAGATTTTTAGCATTATTTGTAGCAGTTTCAGTTATGCTTGTTGTAGGCATCGCATTCGCAGGCACAGCCAAGGACAACACAGGCTGCGGACTGGGTACAATGTTATGGAAGGAATCAAGTTCAGCTGACGGATCAACCGTATCACAGTCTTTACAGGCAACCACAAACGGAACATTCGGCAACCAGACATTCGGGATTACAAGCGGAACATCAGACTGCAAACAGCCTGCAAAATTCGTAGAGAACAAAAAACTTCAAGAATTCGTTTCATCAAATCTTGATACTATTGCAAAAGAAATTGCAATTGGCAGAGGAGAAACTCTTGATGCAATGGCAGAGCTTATGGAGATTTCAGCTCCACAGAGAGCAGACTTCTATGCAAAGCTCCAGACAGGTTTTGACAAGATATTCACTTCTGAGAAGGTTGAGTATGCAGCTGTAGTAGACAGCATAGCAGCAGCATATTCTCAGATCTAA
- a CDS encoding PEGA domain-containing protein produces MRKQLFLLLLLLCCSIVLTGCASIISGSTQEVTFQSQPEGATVSVDGKPLGKTPFTTTLKKKNDQKLTFEKEGYKTETMQLTTHLNPWFFGNIIFGGLLGSTTDGLSGSIHEYVPAQYFIPLTPLDNTRLDPLTEKKNKAKKFIVLEYKNIMSDISRGSGEYLNSLMDLLSVAPTEQKEATTRITALSETHKDPLIFADKIIELYVK; encoded by the coding sequence ATGCGTAAACAGTTATTTTTATTACTCCTTTTGTTATGTTGCAGTATTGTTTTGACTGGTTGTGCAAGTATAATATCAGGATCTACTCAAGAAGTGACATTTCAGAGTCAGCCAGAGGGCGCCACAGTTTCTGTTGACGGAAAACCTCTCGGGAAAACTCCATTTACAACAACTCTTAAGAAAAAAAACGACCAGAAACTTACATTTGAAAAAGAAGGATACAAGACCGAGACTATGCAACTTACTACACACCTGAACCCCTGGTTTTTTGGAAATATTATTTTTGGTGGACTTTTGGGATCTACAACAGATGGTCTTTCAGGATCAATACACGAATATGTTCCAGCTCAATATTTTATTCCGTTAACTCCTCTTGATAATACTCGCCTTGATCCCCTAACTGAGAAAAAAAATAAGGCAAAAAAATTTATTGTTTTAGAGTATAAAAACATAATGTCAGATATCTCAAGAGGCTCAGGAGAATATCTAAATTCGCTGATGGATTTATTATCTGTTGCTCCAACAGAACAAAAAGAAGCTACTACAAGGATAACTGCTTTGTCAGAGACACACAAAGACCCCTTGATTTTTGCAGACAAGATAATAGAACTTTATGTGAAATAA